The nucleotide sequence TTATCCGGAAATGATAAGGCGGCAATTTCGCGATCCTGTAATTTCCTTGTTTTGAAGGGATTTGTTGAAATGGCTGCAGAGGACGACCAGAAAAAATATGGCCGTAGATATGTTTTGACAGGAAAAGGAAGGGAGGCAGCCGAAAGGATCAATCAGAAGGTTGAGCTTGTTGTTAATGAAGTCGAAAAGGACGTAAACATTGATGAAGGAAGAATTTTTTACGAAACTTTCAGAACTATTGCGAATAAGCTTGAAGAATTGAGTGAGAATTATGATCAGTTTTGAAAATTATTTGGAAACTGATAACTAAAGGGTTTTATTTTTATAAAGGAGAAAAGAAAAAATCATGAATCTTGAGAACACAAGGAATATGAGAGACCTGCTCAGAAATGCAGGAGAGGAATATGCTGACAGAGTATTTTTAAGATTTGAATATGACGATAATGTGTTTGATACAAAATATTCAGATTATATCGAAGGCTGTGAAGCAGTTGGTGCATGGGCAGAGAATGAAGCTAAAGAGAAGGGACATCAGCTTCATATTGCCGCATTCGGTTCACCCAGTCAGGCATTCCTTACAGCTGTTTTTGGCGCTATGATAAGCGGTAATGTCATTGTTCCGCTTGATGTTCAGCTCGGTATCGATGCACTTGCAGACACTTTTGAGCGCGCTGATATTGATACTATCTTTTATGACACAGAACATACTGATCTTGTATTATCTGCAGCAAAAAAGGCCGGTGTTGAAAGCAGCTTTATGCTTCAGGCCGACAGAGGTCATTTTCCAAGCCTTGGTGATATTTATGCTGACTTTGGTGGAAAAAAATGTGAATCCGGGATTGATGACAACTCACTCGCAATGATCCTCTTTACATCCGGAACAACCGGTAAGAGTAAGGGAGTTATGCTTTCCCATAGAAATCTTATAGATAATACTTTCTGTTCTGAGGGCAGTATAGGAAAAGGAATGGAAGCTAACGAACCAAACAATATTCTTTCAGTTCTTCCGCTTCACCATGTTTTCTGCTTAAACAGTGATGTTTTTCTTTCGCTTAAACAGGGCTGGACTATCTGTCTTAACGGCGATCTAAAGCAGATAGTTAAACATCTGACCCTTTTTAATCCTGTACGTATGTGTACTGTACCTGCTATTTCAAAGGCTCTTATGAACCGCATCAAGCTTGCAGAGGAACAGAATCCGGATAAATCAACTGATGATATTGTAAAAGAGGTTCTTGGTACTAAGCTTGTACGTATAACATCCGGCGGAGGATATTTGCCTCCTGAACTTGCAGAGGAATACAGAAAACGTGGCATTGAGATCGGTCAGGGTTATGGAATGAGTGAATGTTCTCCTAAAATATCCACTCCTGATTATGACAGACCGGATAAGGCAGCTTCAATAGGTAAGCCTGTTGATCGCTGTGAAGTAAAAATTGTTGACGGAGAGATTGTTGTTAAGAGCCCTTCAGTTATGCTCGGTTATTACAAAGATCCTGAAGAAACAGCTAAAACCATTGATGAAGATGGCTGGCTGCACACTGGTGACCTTGGATATATAGATGATGAAGGATTCCTTTACCTTACAGGACGTAAAAAGAACCTTATAATTCTCTCCAATGGTGAAAATGTTGCACCTGAGCTTATCGAGAATATGTTTGCAGGCGTTGATCTGGTTCAGGAAATTGTGGTTTATGGAAGCGGAGACATAATTGCTGCCGAAATCTATCCTAATTTCCCCTGGGCAAGAGAATTTGAAATTAAGGATATAAATAAAGCTCTTAATAAGGAAATTAAAAAAGTCAATGAGAAGCT is from Lachnospiraceae bacterium C1.1 and encodes:
- a CDS encoding MarR family winged helix-turn-helix transcriptional regulator translates to MVINKYEDFTEMVMTSYRAIQKIKSSGMKKIGLRAGDVNCIYYLSKYPEGLSNVQLSELSGNDKAAISRSCNFLVLKGFVEMAAEDDQKKYGRRYVLTGKGREAAERINQKVELVVNEVEKDVNIDEGRIFYETFRTIANKLEELSENYDQF